Proteins from a single region of Mytilus trossulus isolate FHL-02 chromosome 2, PNRI_Mtr1.1.1.hap1, whole genome shotgun sequence:
- the LOC134706509 gene encoding zinc finger protein 883-like produces the protein MNNDEDDEVKPNVCEVTNNEENDEVKSSVCEVMINDEIDEVKPSVCELCDKCFYDSDELDKHYNEHTLDTTEYNVENHKTKPESLFKCGICGQNFNSGEELSDHSVTHIPDEIYTCDICNKPFLTKEDISDHYNTAHDNDKPYKCEICGKGFILTKTLEKHRQIHITGKPYKCSECGKGFTENGALQSHLKIHSGEKPYKCQVCGKAFRESGTLVIHTRIHTGDKPYKCELCERGFVTSSSLKAHKETHTGIRSHKCEYCGLKFRQRAGLKIHLPKHTGEYLYRCEVCDKGFALKGSYNIHMNMHKGALIYKCDQCDKAYAAKHMLKLHQHMHTGEFPYRCNLCGKGFLGKGNLTCHLRIHSGEKPFKCEFCPKAFAISGNLQQHVKIHTREMMFKCDICSHEFVTSVSLRKHVRVHTGEKPFRCEICGKMFAQNANLKRHKIIHTGEKEYKCDICQMEFNMPTNLYRHKRVHSEERKYECTHCNKAFKSNGNLQRHMRIHTGVKPFQCNTCGREFGHSESLQRHTRTHTGDKPYKCDTCGKCFADNGCLARHKSVHDPAGKKYKCDICHRYFVLNSSMKRHKKEVHGVADDSSLDDQTSNGISYNSDATTEEENEEDILKYTSKKILNFNENSIKVEPDNHDNYDNHNDEQCD, from the coding sequence ATGAATAACGATGAAGACGATGAAGTTAAACCCAATGTATGTGAAGTGACGAATAACGAAGAAAACGATGAAGTTAAATCCAGTGTATGTGAAGTGATGATTAACGATGAAATCGATGAAGTTAAACCAAGTGTATGTGAGTTATGTGATAAGTGTTTTTATGACAGCGATGAACTTGACAAACATTACAATGAACACACACTAGATACTACAGAGTATAATGTAGAAAATCATAAAACTAAACCAGAATCATTGTTTAAATGTGGAATTTGTGGGCAGAATTTTAATAGCGGTGAAGAGTTATCAGATCATTCAGTAACACATATTCCAGATGAAATCTATACATGTGATATATGTAACAAGCCGTTCCTGACCAAGGAGGATATCAGTGATCATTACAACACAGCTCATGATAACGATAAACCTTATAAATGTGAAATATGTGGCAAAGGTTTTATACTCACTAAAACTTTAGAAAAACACAGGCAGATACATATCACTGGTAAACCTTATAAATGTTCAGAATGTGGCAAAGGATTTACAGAAAATGGAGCATTGCAGAgtcatttaaaaattcattcGGGAGAAAAACCATATAAATGTCAGGTTTGTGGGAAGGCTTTCCGTGAAAGTGGCACTCTAGTCATACACACACGCATACATACTGGGGACAAACCATATAAGTGTGAGCTGTGTGAGAGAGGATTTGTCACCAGTAGCAGTCTTAAAGCTCATAAAGAAACACACACTGGAATCAGGTCACACAAATGTGAATATTGTGGATTGAAGTTCCGACAGAGGGCTGGTTTAAAGATTCATTTACCAAAGCACACTGGGGAATATCTTTATCGTTGTGAAGTATGTGATAAAGGTTTTGCTCTGAAAGGTAGCTATAACATTCATATGAACATGCATAAGGGAGCTCTGATTTACAAATGTGACCAGTGCGACAAAGCATATGCTGCTAAACATATGCTCAAACTTCACCAACATATGCACACTGGGGAATTCCCATATAGATGTAATCTGTGTGGAAAAGGTTTCCTCGGAAAAGGAAATCTAACATGCCATCTACGTATACACAGTGGCGAGAAACCTTTCAAGTGTGAATTCTGTCCAAAAGCCTTTGCCATCAGTGGTAACCTACAGCAGCACGTCAAGATACATACCCGTGAAATGATGTTTAAATGTGACATCTGTTCTCATGAGTTTGTCACAAGTGTATCATTACGTAAACATGTACGTGTTCACACGGGTGAAAAACCTTTCAGATGCGAGATATGTGGAAAAATGTTTGCACAAAATGCCAATCTCAAAAGACACAAAATTATACACACAGGAGAAAAGGAGTATAAATGTGACATCTGCCAAATGGAATTCAACATGCCAACAAATTTATACAGACACAAACGTGTCCATTCAGAAGAGCGCAAATATGAATGTACCCACTGCAATAAAGCATTCAAAAGTAATGGTAACCTTCAGCGCCATATGAGAATTCATACAGGGGTAAAACCTTTTCAGTGTAATACCTGTGGAAGAGAGTTTGGCCATAGTGAAAGTCTACAGCGCCATACAAGAACCCATACAGGTGACAAACCTTATAAATGTGACACTTGTGGGAAATGTTTTGCTGATAATGGTTGTTTGGCCAGACATAAATCCGTCCATGATCCAGCAGgcaagaaatataaatgtgaTATTTGTCATAGATACTTTGTTCTTAACTCTAGTATGAAGAGACACAAGAAAGAGGTCCATGGTGTAGCTGATGATTCTAGTCTAGATGATCAAACATCCAATGGTATCAGTTATAACAGTGATGCTACTACAGAAGAGGAAAATGAAGAAGATATTCTCAAATACACTtctaaaaagatattaaattttaatgaaaattctaTTAAAGTGGAACCTGATAATCATGACAATTATGATAATCATAATGATGAGCAATGTGATTGA